One Pagrus major chromosome 11, Pma_NU_1.0 genomic region harbors:
- the jun gene encoding transcription factor Jun produces MYTKMETTFYDDSLNAFSQHDNAGYGYSNPKALKHNMTLNLSDPTGTLKPHLRAKAGDILTSPDVGLLKLASPELERLIIQSSNGLITTTPTPTQFLCPKNVTDEQEGFAEGFVRALAELHHQHMPGTPNVSVTSAPQTSVNTALPPVSSVAGATVYNNNATMRSDSPVYEDLNTFNPAISTVSAPNYTTSAPTMSFPAAPPQLPIYGQPSSGQIPRLTALKEEPQTVPEMPGETPPLSPIDMENQERIKAERKRMRNRIAASKCRKRKLERISRLEDKVKNLKSQNSELASTANMLREQVAQLKQKVMNHVNSGCQLMLTQQLQTF; encoded by the coding sequence ACAGCAACCCCAAAGCcctgaaacacaacatgacactgAACCTCTCCGACCCGACGGGCACCCTGAAGCCTCACCTGCGGGCCAAAGCCGGCGACATCCTCACCTCTCCCGACGTGGGCTTGCTGAAGCTGGCCTCCCCGGAGCTGGAGAGGCTCATCATCCAGTCCAGCAACGGGCTCATCACCACCACGCCGACCCCGACACAGTTCCTGTGCCCCAAGAATGTCACCGACGAACAGGAGGGGTTCGCGGAGGGGTTCGTCCGAGCCCTGGCTGAGCTCCACCACCAGCACATGCCGGGCACACCTAACGTGAGTGTCACCTCAGCCCCTCAGACCAGTGTCAACACTGCCCTGCCGCCGGTGTCATCTGTTGCCGGCGCCACCGTTTACAACAACAACGCCACCATGCGCTCCGACTCGCCGGTCTATGAGGACTTGAACACTTTCAACCCGGCCATCAGCACCGTCTCTGCGCCCAATTACACCACCTCAGCCCCGACTATGTCCTTCCCTGCTGCCCCGCCTCAGCTCCCCATCTACGGGCAGCCATCCTCCGGCCAGATCCCCCGGCTCACGGCGCTCAAAGAGGAGCCCCAAACCGTGCCTGAGATGCCGGGGGagacccctcctctctcccctaTTGACATGGAGAACCAGGAGCGCATCAaggctgagagaaagaggatgaGGAACCGCATCGCTGCCTCCAAATGCCGGAAGAGGAAGCTGGAGCGCATCTCTCGGCTGGAGGATAAAGTGAAGAACCTCAAGTCCCAGAACTCGGAGCTCGCGTCCACCGCCAACATGCTGCGCGAGCAGGTGGCCCAGCTGAAGCAGAAGGTGATGAACCACGTCAACAGCGGCTGCCAGCTCATGTTAACTCAGCAGCTCCAGACCTTCTGA
- the caiap gene encoding CARD- and ANK-domain containing inflammasome adapter protein, with amino-acid sequence MFNTLNGFHVQAASNYTNPYAVDVIREKRSDLVHGISHTEDLLDHLVAEGVMTADKRSIVLTIKSRRDQNCRVLDILEARGERACRKFFHPCLMMAEPDLYQRIKTYVGGVNERIRDPRRQLIGYLLEREQDGMVETTHRIVAKETRTIYATKETKKPCHEEEDRSIVPLLKPEEQQTAQSKADNLIHMIATDGEAALLEELLENTDINTVTSSNETLHVAAEHGHLSIIELLIRKGATLDLQDNKSHTALHIAASRGHTQIVSALIQAGAPIYTLDLQGKTPVHLAAGNKHLSSVKVLVEEEKKQSESHRRDMFLHSAAVEDNWRLAEMLLQSGAAVDARNNHEKTPLFYAVSRNNEKTVNVLLKAGAKVDHDVINEAIMLNEESILHLLLDNARGALSEEELGSALLSAVRQNHDGLVTVLIDRGANVNMFDKQGYTPLLLSAELGHTEVFRVLVAKQAKLDATLSDGSSALHLAVHSGSVPIAQTLLGKGLDPNTTGPKAQTPLHLAAQCNRPELVDLLLRAGAQVNAAAQDGLTPLHAASQQGHADPVIRLLQGEADPGVKDRLGKTALHWAASSPGESGVVDLLLTAKANPHTTDNEKKTALHQAAMEGKVDAVTSLLSHKAKAGAKDMDGSTPLHYAAAGGHASVVSALLQSLNNKGVDERNAWRKTPLHAAAEKGHDGVAVLFLEAGAKINSTDHSKDTPLHSAARGGHQEVVKRLLNWGQGGHMGRRKKANLQATNNVGKTPLQVAESGDTSEHKDIVTLLLRKMLLIK; translated from the exons atgttcaatacACTCAATGGCTTCCATGTTCAAGCAGCATCAAACTATACCAACCCCTATGCTGTGGATGTAATCCGGGAAAAGAGGAGTGATCTGGTTCATGGGATCTCACATACCGAGGATCTACTGGATCATCTCGTCGCAGAGGGGGTCATGACAGCCGACAAGAGATCCATTGTTTTGACCATCAAGTCTCGCAGGGATCAAAACTGCAGGGTCCTGGACATCCTGGAggccagaggagagagggcttgTCGGAAATTCTTCCATCCATGTCTGATGATGGCAGAACCCGACCTCTATCAGCGAATCAAGACCTATGTGGGGGGTGTAAACGAACGTATTCGAGACCCAAGGAGGCAGCTGATTGGATATTTGCTGGAGAGGGAGCAGGATGGGATGGTTGAAACTACTCATAGAATTGTCGCTAAGGAGACTCGTACTATATATGCCACCAAAGAAACTAAGAAACCTTGCcatgaagaggaggacagaagtATTGTGCCACTTTTAAAACCAGAGGAGCAACAAACAGCACAAAGTAAAGCAGATAATCTCATCCACATGATTGCTACAGATGGTGAGGCAgccctgctggaggagctgtTAGAAAACACTGATATCAACACAGTCACTTCCTCTAATGAGACTCTACATGTAGCTGCTGAGCACGGTCACCTGTCCATCATTGAGCTCTTGATCCGTAAAGGAGCCACACTGGACCTGCAGGATAATAAGAGTCACACAGCTCTTCACATAGCAGCCAGCAGGGGTCACACTCAGATAGTCAGTGCACTCATACAGGCCGGGGCCCCCATCTACACTCTGGATCTGCAGGGCAAAACACCAGTTCACCTGGCAGCAGGGAACAAGCACCTGAGTTCTGTGAAAGtcctggtggaggaggagaagaagcagtCTGAGAGCCACAGGCGGGACATGTTTCTTCACTCAGCAGCCGTGGAAGATAATTGGAGGCTGGCTGAGATGCTGCTGCAGAGCGGGGCTGCTGTCGATGCCAGAAACAACCACGAGAAAACACCTCTGTTTTATGCAGTTTCCAGGAACAATGAGAAAACAGTGAATGTCCTTCTAAAGGCAGGGGCTAAAGTTGACCATGATGTTATAAATGAAGCCATTATGCTCAATGAAGAATCAATTCTCCATCTGCTGCTTG ATAATGCCAGAGGTGCTCTCAGTGAAGAAGAGCTGGGTTCCGCTCTCCTCTCAGCTGTCAGACAGAACCATGATGGACTGGTAACTGTTCTTATAGACCGCGGGGCAAATGTGAACATGTTTGACAAACAAGGCTACACCCCTCTCCTACTGTCGGCCGAGCTGGGGCACACTGAAGTCTTCAG ggtGCTGGTAGCCAAACAGGCCAAACTGGATGCTACTTTATCTGACGGTTCCTCAGCGTTGCACCTGGCTGTCCACAGTGGCAGTGTGCCTATTGCGCAGACATTGCTGGGGAAGGGATTAGACCCCAACACTACTGGACCTAAAGCCCAAACCCCTCTGCACCTGGCAGCTCAATGCAATAGGCCAGAACTAGTTGATCTTCTGTTGAGAGCCGGAGCACAG GTAAATGCAGCAGCACAGGATGGGTTGACTCCTCTGCATGCAGCCAGTCAGCAGGGCCATGCAGACCCAGTGATCCGGCTTCTTCAAGGCGAGGCAGATCCGGGAGTCAAAGACAGGCTGGGGAAGACAGCCTTGCACTGGGCAGCCTCTTCCCCAGGGGAGAGTGGTGTTGTAGACCTGCTGCTGACAGCCAAAGCCAACCCACATACCACTGATAATGAGAAGAAAACTGCCCTCCATCAGGCCGCCATGGAGGGGAAAGTTGACGCTGTGACTTCGCTGTTGTCCCACAAGGCAAAGGCAGGGGCTAAAGACATGGATGGCTCCACGCCTCTCCATTACGCAGCAGCTGGTGGGCACGCCAGCGTGGTTTCAGCTCTTTTACAGTCACTCAACAACAAGGGGGTAGACGAGAGGAACGCGTGGAGGAAGACGCCACTTCACGCCGCAGCAGAGAAGGGCCACGACGGTGTGGCGGTGCTCTTCCTGGAGGCCGGGGCAAAGATCAACAGTACAGATCACAGTAAAGACACTCCTCTGCACTCTGCTGCCCGAGGTGGACATCAGGAGGTAGTGAAGAGGCTCCTAAACTGGGGCCAAGGTGGGCACATGGGACGGAGGAAGAAGGCGAATCTGCAGGCGACCAATAATGTGGGGAAGACACCGCTGCAGGTGGCAGAGAGTGGAGACACATCGGAACACAAGGACATTGTCACTTTACTACTAAGGAAGATGCTTCTTATCAAATAA
- the faslg gene encoding tumor necrosis factor ligand superfamily member 6: MSCDQSYPFPQVFLVDEGSGRGVRQHPSQSPNLIPCWSFPPPQERARGRGKSRGCMGVSHSAALVVLMLFLLVFVALGLGFYQIYNMQKELKGINKAKPASEFNAAQKQIGHYEPEVNGGDKDEDRPAAHVIGRIEKRPSETLRWEPRVGRAFTSGGVAYQSEDGALQVNETGLFHVYSRVELIFKNCDHKSSFDHSVFVRRVGLASPMTLMEAHRAGFCSQQPGRSWTTESYLGSALHLQKYDRVFVNVSQPNSLSHAHYANFFGLYKI; the protein is encoded by the exons ATGAGCTGTGACCAGAGCTACCCGTTCCCACAGGTGTTCCTCGTGGATGAAGGCAGTGGTCGTGGTGTTCGGCAGCACCCTTCCCAGTCACCAAATCTCATACCCTGCTGGTCCTTCCCGCCTCCCCAGGAGAGAGCAAGGGGCCGTGGGAAGAGTCGGGGCTGCATGGGGGTCAGCCACAGCGCAGCCCTGGTCGTGCTGATGCTAttcctgcttgtgtttgtggCCCTGGGGCTCGGATTCTACCAGATTTACAACATGCAGAAAGAGCTGAAAGGCATTAATAAG GCGAAACCTGCGAGTGAGTTTAATGCGGCTCAGAAGCAAATCG GTCACTATGAACCTGAGGTGAATGGAGGAGACAAAGATGAAGACAGACCTGCAGCACATGTGATAG GGCGGATTGAAAAAAGACCCTCCGAGACTTTGCGCTGGGAACCGCGGGTGGGTCGGGCTTTCACATCCGGAGGAGTTGCTTACCAGTCTGAGGATGGCGCTCTGCAAGTCAACGAGACCGGGCTCTTCCACGTCTACTCCAGAGTGGAGTTGATCTTTAAGAACTGTGACCACAAGTCCTCTTTTGATCACTCTGTGTTTGTGAGGAGAGTAGGACTCGCCTCACCCATGACCCTGATGGAGGCCCACAGAGCAGGTTTCTGCTCCCAGCAGCCGGGGCGCTCCTGGACCACAGAGAGTTACCTCGGCTCCGCCCTGCATCTGCAGAAATACGACAGGGTCTTTGTGAATGTATCGCAGCCCAATTCTCTGAGTCATGCACATTATGCCAACTTCTTTGGTCTCTACAAGATCTGA
- the LOC141005422 gene encoding uncharacterized protein, translating into MARNEEKQQGKLNRLWLQKEREEGRLKDVHKRRPKLSTLNSASSVKKWIPSIKNEIEYYLQQSQLSHYPERKIAEFQLHIEALEKEYKSFITKLRVIDPSCKHKPWTPRAYCKRRADTQESPSLVKTTRPCESYDSGSQRGGGESDLACSWTGSSKTSGEQGPLSLSPVPTEAVLADQDQPLSFDHTRLAIAAASFKGPSVQLGSSQTQSLARMLQCGLPNLVNASLRQTVSTQRRETENADGIGQKSVVLDPKSDCEASERLPEKSSNTRTTEERTGHVLGLDCYSSSDEEGGT; encoded by the exons ATGGCCAGAAACGAGGAGAAACAACAAGGGAAGTTGAACAGACTTTGGcttcagaaagagagagaag AGGGACGACTCAAAGATGTACACAAGCGGAGACCCAAACTG TCTACTCTGAACTCAGCTTCCTCTGTAAAAAAGTGGATCCCCAGCATCAAGAATGAAATAGAGTATTATCTGCAG cAGTCCCAGCTGTCTCATTACCCAGAGAGGAAGATCGCCGAGTTCCAGCTGCACATTGAGGCTTTAGAGAAAGAGTACAAAAGCTTCATCACCAAACTACGAGTTATTGACCCCTCCTGTAAACATAAACCGTGGACTCCTCGAGCGTACTGCAAAAGGAGAGCAGACACACAAGAGTCTCCAAGTCTTG TGAAAACCACTCGGCCCTGTGAGTCATACGACAGCGGCAGTCAGCGGGGTGGAGGTGAGAGTGACCTGGCTTGCAGTTGGACAGGAAGTAGCAAAACCTCAGGGGAACAGGGACCTCTCAGCCTTTCCCCTGTCCCCACAGAGGCAGTCCTTGCAGACCAGGACCAGCCCCTCTCCTTCGACCACACTAGGCTGGCGATAGCTGCTGCTTCCTTCAAAGGACCGTCAGTTCAACTAGGCTCTTCTCAAACCCAGAGCCTAGCCAGGATGCTGCAGTGTGGCCTGCCAAACCTTGTTAACGCTTCATTGAGACAAACCGTTTCAACCCAACGCAGAGAAACGGAGAATGCTGATGGCATTGGACAGAAAAGTGTCGTCCTAGACCCAAAGTCAGACTGTGAAGCATCAGAGAGGTTACCTGAGAAATCATCCAACACTAGgacaacagaggagaggacGGGCCATGTCCTGGGACTAGACTGTTACTCTTCTTCTGATGAGGAGGGTGGCACATGA